The sequence CATCGCCTGGTTGCTCGACGACCTCATTCCCATTCCCGGCACGAAGCTCCGCATCGGGCTCGACCCCATCATCGGCCTCATTCCCGGGTTCGGCGACGGCTCCACCGCCGTCGTCTCGTCGATGATCCTGCTCCACGGCCTGCGCGCCGGCGTGCCGCGCATCGTCCTCGTG comes from Chthoniobacterales bacterium and encodes:
- a CDS encoding DUF4112 domain-containing protein gives rise to the protein MASSKPIDFEILPPAKDRDVPDLSRLIAWLLDDLIPIPGTKLRIGLDPIIGLIPGFGDGSTAVVSSMILLHGLRAGVPRIVLV